The genomic stretch CAAGattattctattatatataataCTTATATAAATGTAGGAAGTGAGTTCCCTCAGCTGCCCATGTGCAATTTCAGGTCTTGGAGGGGGAATATTACTAGGAAACACTCAAAAAAGGGGGATATATAAGATATTTTACAGAGGGATTACTATAGTAATCTTGGTCTTAAGAAGgggtatatatgtatatatagggGCTTTTAAGAGTAATCAGGGCCAATCTGATCCAGCCTGACAACCAGGTCCAACCAGGATAAACCAAGGCCAGGCTGATATGTCCCAGGCAGACTTTGAGCTGGACTAGCCCTGGGCTGAGTTGATGAGACCTAGGATTGGGTTACGGTTTTAATCAATCATGCCCGGTTGCATACCTTGTTGGAAAGTCAATAATggagaataaaatatttttcttttggtaagataatggagaaaaaaaattacctattccaaaaatttttgttttggtcttgttCCCTGCATCAGTCACAATAAACACAACATATCGGTTAGTTTAGACATTAAGCCTTGAAGATAAACTAATGACATAAACAGAACCCACAAGTGAtcagggttaaaaaaaaaaaaaaaagtgaaaggaaTGGAGCTtcagagaggaaaaaaaaaaggattctaATCTAAGTGTCTTCTGTAGTTACCTTCTCCTTTCGGATCAAAACAAGACAAAAGATCCTTATCATGATGGAAGGGTATAGACCGTCTACAGTGGGTTCTATTCTTGTCGCACTGAAGACATTGTTGGGGAAGGCTCCAGCGAAGACGAAACCCATTATTGAACAATTCCGAATCACGATCAACCGGCCAATGGATTATTGTGTTAGGTGGCAAATCCATGGGAAGATGAACCAGTTTGCAGTCATATCCGGAGCCATGGGAACTGGGTCGaggagcaggagcaggagcatgagcaggtgcaggtgcaGGTGCAGGTGCAGGTTCATTTTGTAGGGCCTCAATTGTACAGCtcttgtccaaatcttgatCATGGCGGTTGCATACTCTTAGTGTGAGATTGGAGCTCATCACTTGAGCTGAAAGGAATCGGAAAAAGGGTGGCATATGAGTAAAATTGTTGAAGAGGAACTTGCATTTGTCATTTTCGTTGAGCCAATCTGCTCGGGTTAACCTCCGGTCATGAGCTAATAGGATCTTCCTGGAGTAATCGATGCTTCTAACCTcataaatattattttcatcGACATTCTCCACTCCAGAATCGATCACTGGTGACAACCCATTTCTACAACGAAGGAATTCTAATCCACAGCCCCAGTTGTTGTGGTTGAAGAAGGGATAACTGATGTTTAAGTGCCCACAGAATTGGCTCTGAGAACAATTATGTGAGAGTTCTGCACTAGCtgagagaaggaaaaggggAAAGGCGACAAGAAAGAAGGCATTAAAGGGCAAAGTAGAGATCATAGAACCACCCATAGATAGCCCTTGCTGCACTATAATAAATAACTCTAAACAAAGCTGCCTCTCCTCTTTTAAAGTGTAGTACTTTGGCTCTCACAAGTGTCGAATACGCATTTCCTTTGAATCATCCCTTCAATGATTCACCCCTCTTGACGCGTTTGTTAACTTTTGACAAAAATTGCGGAAAGTTAGAACCCATTGGGTCAATTTCAAACACATAGGAGATGGAAAACGTGTATCACCAATTAACAAAATTGTAGGCTGTCCAAATGGAGAAGTCTCACTTTCTCACCATCTCATCAGATTTCTATTGATCGAGAAGACTTTTGACTCTTCATCAGTCGAGAATCTGGCTAATCTGGAAAGTTGACACGTGTCTTACGTGTCAACTATTTTTGCCACTTGCGATAGGATAAGGTGCAATTATGACCATGCAATATCTTAATAATAGTCTGGCTGAATTGGCTGTGTCAATTTTTCATCACAATTTCAGTCAATTACCGTTTTAGGCCCGTTTGTTCGAAGAGTAAAAAAGGGTTGAGAAACTCgtcaaaaaatggaaaatctatGATAATGGGTTCTATATGATGTGGGTTAGATcgacaagaagaaagaaaaatgaaaataagtaaTTTTAATAGGGTgagattttataaaaaaaaaaaaaaaaaaaagagagaaaatagaggtGGGGTGGaattttatgagaaaaataggaaatattGTTTGGTATGTTTTCCACCCACTTATCCAAATACTAATATTTATGATAATCCGGATAAAataagtaaatttttttataccatttttatcttttacatttttttacgTCAAACAAATAGGACCTTAAGAcattaatttattataaaaaatcaaaaaaattcttattGGTAGCGGTTTCACAAGAATTCTTAAGTACAAGCCCCAAGCGAAATCAAGAagcccaaagaaaaaaaaagaaaataagagcaAACAAACCAAAGGACAATGACAATGTCTAAGACTCACAGAAGCTAAGAACAAACACAGAAACAATAAGGGGATAAGAAGACCGATCCCAAGCAATATGGATACCCCAGTTCTACAAGAAACCCTTTAACCGACTCCTTGCTTTTGAAGATGACATCTTTGCAGCGGTTTCAGATGCCAAGATGGATATCATTTACAATAataattcttcttctccttttgttctGAAATCTCCGATGGTTCCTTTCAAATCATGtatatatttttggtgaaaaaacaCACGAGTTTTATTGAATGAAGTCAGAGGAGGAAAACCTCCTCTCAGAGTCCAATTGtacaagaacaagaagaggaGAATCCCACCAAGACCCTGAGAGGCCTAACATGGCAGCCCCTTTTGTTAGAACCTGAGCTTTTCTATTGAAAAATCGAAGAACAAACTCAAatttacaaaaagaaaaggaagaagctaAGAAAACAATGTCTTTTTCAACATCTTTTAACTGCCCAATCTAAACCACTACCTCCACCACAAATGGCAATAGCTACAGGTAGAAAAtcagagaaacaaaataaattaggTGATGACACATGTCAATCAAATGTGTACCCATATGTATACAATTTATGTACAGTGATATTAGATGACGATACATGTCAATTTTGCTTCTATAATGTTTTTCATATAGTTTAAATGGCAGCTGGTGGGACATTGGATTTAGGTATTACTATCGTATCTCAAGTCTCAACCAATACATACTTGATACATagggataaatttttttttttccttcgtaTTTTATCAACAAATTGTTTTTGTACTGGAACAACTTATCTGTATTAGTATCAACGATGAACAATATCGGCTCTAAGAACATGAATAAAACCTTGGGTAAGAAATATTGGCATCGGGGAGGAGTTACTCATTAATCCTAAGAGGTATTCTATTTATCTACCGAATTTTCATGCTGGCCGGTATTGTCACTAATTGCAAGTAAACAGAAGAGAAGACTGgatttaattttaaaagtaaaataattttttttctaataattatTGTGTAATTCTTTTAAAACCTCTTATCAAATTTGGTATTTATGCCTTTGAAATGAAATCTTTATTATCATTCTTAATTttgagaaaagtaaaatttaataacaaaaTTTTAAAGATCTTAGATGATAATGATTTCAAAACTTTTCATATTAGTTTTGGGTTAATTTTcactttaggctatgtttggtaaccaagagaagaaaaaaaaaagaaaagaaaaaaagattaaaaaaattttgaattttaggagagagatagacacataagaaatcattgtgtaatcattcattttttatcttattatttattttgtactattttcttttcttttcttttcttgattaccaaacatagccttagtctTTCCCTACTCTTCGGACCGAAAAATAAttaggaatctctctctctctctctctctctctctctctctctctctctctctctctctctcatggcaCTCTATTTTTCACTCCTTCCTCTCGCCACCCTCATCCCGTTATCGCTGCTTGTACCCATATTGTTTCTGGTGAAtaaactttattaaaaaaaaaaaaaaaaaaaaacactcaaaggaaaacaaaagaacaataTACTGAACAAAAGAAGTCAAGCTACTTAACAAAGCCTAATTAGAGAACCCAAGAAGAGAAAATATGACGGTTCGAAATATGGAAGTGATTGAGCTTTGTTTTAATATCAAAGTCAATGGGACTCCAGATTTGGCTAAAATACAGTATTGAAGAACTCCAATGGCACACCCATGTGGAGAGGGTAGCTCCTCTCCTCATGTGTGGAGCTGatccaaaatcaaatttaaCCACTGGTATTTGTCTTGGTTGGCTCGCTACTCAATATATCAGTACACTCAGAATCGGTTGAAGCTGGTGGTGGGGGTGTATTCTTGAGCAGCTCCACATCATAACTTGCTAGAATGTCAATCACCTCTACGTTATCTACCTTGAACTCTTGATCAACCCCAGTTGCCGTTAAAATTTCCAATACCTCATCCATGGAAGGCCTCAATTCCTTGTCATCTTGAAGACAACGAAATGCTAACTCTGCAACTAATGTCACTATCCTCCTTATTGTGCAATCCGATTCAAACCCAAGGCATGGGTCAACAAACTCTTGCAAAGCTCCATTTTGTATCTTCTTCATTGCCATGTTTGCCAAATTAATCTCATCTCGATTCCTAGTGATATCTACAGCAGGCTTAGATGATATGAGCTCAATCAAGACCACCCCAAAgctataaacatcactcttGTCTGTAAGCTGGTAGCATCGATGATACTCGGGATCAACATAGCCTGGAGTCCCCTGAGGAGCAGTGGAAACATGGGAGACACCAGTGGGGAACAAACGACACAACCCAAAATCTGCGACTTTCACATGGAAATGGTTGTCAAGGAGAATATTGCTAGTTTTGACATCACGGTGTATGATATCTGAAGTGTGGAGGTAAGACAATGCACTTGCAGTCTCCATGGCTATGCTCATGCGGATAGACCATGGGAGTGATCCATCCACCCTTCTATCACCATGGAGATGATCAGCAACGGTTCCATTGGGAATGAATTCATAAACAAGGAGGAGTTCATGGCTTCGGTATGAAGTGCACCCATAAAGAGTGACAAGGTATTGATGGCGCAAACGAGTGAggatttcaatttcattcatgaacCTCATAACATGCTTGTAGTTGTTATGGTAAAGCCGCTTGATTGCAACAATACGTCCATCTTGGAGGTTACCTGGTTGTAGAATTAAGGACAATCCATCAAATGGCAAAGACATAAGATAATAGTTGGGACACATTTAAGGTTCAAAATAACCCATGTAGGACTATAAACTCTTCACTTCTAACAATCTCTCAACAACAAATTTCACATAAATTTCAGTAAGGAGAAGGAAATGATTGCCTTGGGATGACATGGgaggtttcttctttcttaccATGGTATACAGTACCAAAGGCACCATCTCCGAGTACATTAACAGAACTGAAATTATTGGTGGCTTCTTCGAGCTCAGCATAggagaagatgggaattccaaaGTGGGTGCTGCCCTTTTTTAGGTCTGTCTTCAAGGAGAAGCTACGGACTCGGCTAAGGTTATGTCCAGTCCGTTTTTTGTAGAACATGAAGAAAAATAAGCTTGTCAAAAGGATTCCGCCTGCAACTCCTGCGGAAATGCCTGAGAATGGATGAGAGATCATTTTGTTAACCCACTGTGTTGCTGATGTGAAGCCACACGGTAACATGAGTTTCACTTCAACAGAGACAAGGAAGAATTAATGTAAATTTATGAACCCAACCTAATTGTGATGAAAATTTATGAACCAGATTTGAGGAAGCTCTTGAGTATGTGAAACATATCTTTAATCTTCCAAGTTTATGTCTCAAATCTCTTGAATATGTGAAACATTTCTTTAATCTTCTAAGTTTAGATGTCATTTGTATCTGTGAGGTGTT from Macadamia integrifolia cultivar HAES 741 chromosome 11, SCU_Mint_v3, whole genome shotgun sequence encodes the following:
- the LOC122092762 gene encoding LEAF RUST 10 DISEASE-RESISTANCE LOCUS RECEPTOR-LIKE PROTEIN KINASE-like 1.1; protein product: MICTLPLLVVAFPFFFLLSAIAGYSHYCPQNQFCGNINISYPFFNDVWGCGIENLHCINGSTLVIPSGNKNDNWTYEVESIDYTKMTVSVHGRRFIGGDDFHGDSDKCNVLFNNSAMTAPVFHHLLSGKVISQNLTLSVCKRHDLQELDNDCIVEAISDEPVAPRPRSHGSSYDCKVVHLPVDGPPATFHGPVDRVSHLVTFGFRLRWILPQQCLKCEKNGTHCGLLIDDQDNDHFICYDHRWNQEKDDAGNMTQKKIIGIGISAGVAGGILLTSLFFFMFYKKRTGHNLSRVRSFSLKTDLKKGSTHFGIPIFSYAELEEATNNFSSVNVLGDGAFGTVYHGNLQDGRIVAIKRLYHNNYKHVMRFMNEIEILTRLRHQYLVTLYGCTSYRSHELLLVYEFIPNGTVADHLHGDRRVDGSLPWSIRMSIAMETASALSYLHTSDIIHRDVKTSNILLDNHFHVKVADFGLCRLFPTGVSHVSTAPQGTPGYVDPEYHRCYQLTDKSDVYSFGVVLIELISSKPAVDITRNRDEINLANMAMKKIQNGALQEFVDPCLGFESDCTIRRIVTLVAELAFRCLQDDKELRPSMDEVLEILTATGVDQEFKVDNVEVIDILASYDVELLKNTPPPPASTDSECTDILSSEPTKTNTSG